A genomic segment from Aegilops tauschii subsp. strangulata cultivar AL8/78 chromosome 1, Aet v6.0, whole genome shotgun sequence encodes:
- the LOC109741520 gene encoding B3 domain-containing protein Os03g0619600-like: MKSDDLPQEGPGHDNFLLGRPDIVPIQGHGSLLEYESVEPEDGQSPPETDCGLILRGCLSGAQSERLNALIQKVKPETVVFVAVMKNSDVQSPRPLLIISKERTLVEAAQFPHENGMPVTLQIPDKSEKWHPRFYMEKGEGMLAGDWLGFVCDNNVQVGDMCIFVPSTGSEGSMFTVHILAKATPPRGVTNILSRHGTKDAMTDLAVTKVEPSHGGNVSPESDIHGFPHDSLDGKDTHSSEQPSLILPWRTSLTTTQRKIVDEKCQAIGSKYRLYVATLNSSSLQKKQFEFGQDYAHAVHLPAKTTDVILKSNGKDWETKMSCRKGNNNSNRWMLVSGWGDFMRGNEVREGGLVDGDMLLFELKSMNEKEITMEVHVVPRENL; this comes from the exons ATGAAGTCGGATGATCTTCCACAGGAAGGCCCTGGGCATGATAATTTCCTTCTTGGAAGACCTGATATTGTCCCAATCCAAG GACATGGCAGTCTTCTAGAATATGAGTCTGTGGAGCCAGAAGATGGGCAATCACCTCCAGAAACTGATTGTGGGCTAATTCTTAGGGGTTGTCTATCTGGAGCACAAAGTGAGAGACTAAATGCGCTTATCCAGAAAGTTAAACCTGAAACTGTTGTATTCGTGGCTGTCATGAAAAATAGTGATGTTCAATCACCTCGTCCTCTTCTG ATCATCTCGAAGGAACGCACATTAGTTGAAGCTGCACAGTTTCCACATGAAAATGGAATGCCTGTCACACTTCAAATTCCAGACAAGAGTGAGAAGTGGCATCCAAGATTCTACATGGAAAAAGGCGAGGGCATGCTTGCAGGTGATTGGTTAGGCTTCGTATGTGACAACAATGTGCAGGTGGGAGATATGTGCATCTTTGTACCATCAACGGGTAGTGAAGGTTCCATGTTTACGGTCCATATACTTGCAAAAGCAACTCCTCCAAGGGGTGTTACAAACATTCTCTCAAGACATGGTACAAAGGATGCAATGACTGATTTAGCAGTAACTAAAGTGGAGCCTTCTCATG GAGGAAATGTTTCCCCGGAAAGCGACATTCATGGTTTTCCTCATGATAGTCTAGATGGCAAGGACACTCATTCTTCTGAGCAACCTTCTTTGATCCTACCGTGGAGAACCAGTCTAACTACTACTCAGCGGAAGATAGTTGATGAGAAATGTCAAGCTATTGGATCCAAGTATCGCCTATATGTAGCAACATTGAACTCAAGCAGCCTTCAGAAGAAGCAATTT GAATTCGGTCAAGACTATGCCCATGCCGTACATCTTCCAGCTAAAACTACAGATGTGATACTCAAATCGAACGGGAAAGACTGGGAAACCAAGATGTCTTGCAGGAAAGGCAATAATAACTCAAACAGATGGATGCTTGTTAGTGGTTGGGGCGACTTCATGCGTGGCAACGAAGTGCGGGAGGGTGGCCTGGTTGACGGAGACATGCTCCTGTTCGAACTCAAGTCGATGAACGAGAAGGAGATTACCATGGAGGTCCATGTCGTTCCCAGAGAAAATCTctag
- the LOC109741518 gene encoding uncharacterized protein, producing the protein MDRVPCTIVALYITRWFVQSLAPSISIHLRLATQTTFSFSSFFRVVGRSPGRSRRRRLQRGSSSVHRTNRPAMCNNSGGRGGAMAARKGPWTENEDAQLVWFVRLLGERRWDFLAQVSGLRRTGKSCRLRWVNYLHPGLKRGRITADEERLILSLHAEWGSRWSRIARKLPGRTDNEIKNYWRTHMRKKAQEEKMLAKKKASSSPSSSSSSTTSLTCSASPTATSSSAATTEAPQESTTTSMDDEAEQEATTSASEEKKAEVVQYCSAVDMDQLWNDIAASESYPEMMMSWGAAGHVAMPAPAVEPSSPVWEFCEDYSLWRIDDQEYYNKIDQHALN; encoded by the exons ATGGATCGAGTACCATGTACCATCGTAGCTCTATATATAACCCGGTGGTTCGTCCAGAGTCTAGCTCCATCCATTAGCATCCATCTCCGGCTAGCAACACAAACGACCTTCTCTTTCTCCTCTTTCTTCAGGGTAGTCGGCCGGAGTCCGGGACGAAGCCGGCGGCGAAGACTCCAAAGAGGATCATCATCAGTTCATCGCACAAATCGACCAGCCATGTGTAACAACAGCGGCGGCCGCGGCGGGGCGATGGCGGCTCGGAAGGGGCCGTGGACGGAGAACGAGGACGCCCAACTGGTATGGTTCGTGCGCTTGCTCGGCGAACGCCGTTGGGATTTCTTAGCTCAGGTCTCAG GTCTCCGGCGCACCGGCAAGAGCTGCCGCCTCCGCTGGGTCAACTACCTCCACCCGGGCCTCAAGCGCGGACGCATCACCGCCGACGAGGAGCGGCTCATCCTCAGCCTCCACGCCGAGTGGGGCTCCCGGTGGTCCAGGATCGCTAGGAAGCTCCCCGGCCGCACCGACAACGAGATCAAGAACTACTGGAGGACGCACATGAGGAAGAAGGCCCAGGAGGAGAAGATGCTGGCCAAGAAGAAGGCCTcatcctcgccctcctcctcctcctcctcgaccaCGTCGCTGACCTGCTCGGCCTCCCCCACGGCCACGTCGTCCTCGGCGGCCACCACCGAGGCGCCCCAGGAGAGCACTACTACTAGCATGGACGACGAGGCCGAGCAGGAGGCCACCACGTCGGCGAGCGAGGAGAAGAAGGCGGAGGTGGTGCAGTACTGCTCCGCCGTGGACATGGACCAGCTCTGGAACGACATCGCCGCGTCGGAGAGCTACCCGGAGATGATGATGAGCTGGGGCGCAGCCGGCCACGTGGCCATGCCCGCCCCCGCTgtggagccctcgtcgccggtgTGGGAGTTCTGCGAGGATTACTCCCTGTGGAGGATCGACGACCAAGAGTACTACAACAAGATCGATCAACACGCTCTGAATTGA